In the genome of Massilibacillus massiliensis, one region contains:
- a CDS encoding branched-chain amino acid ABC transporter permease, translating to MRAVTKKDIKILGACVVVYAIIEALLQMNMIGSFWELNLILIAINIIMAASLNLINGYTGQFSLGHAGFMAVGAYMSAIITVKFQLPFILAIIVGAAGAGLLGFLIGLPTLRLSGDYLAIATLGLGEIIRITILNIPYVGGASGFMGIPRYTNFAWAFFVCLFTLFFIKNLVNSSHGRACISIRENEIAAEAMGIDTTKYKVIAFTIGAAFAGVAGALFAHYFYIAHPASFTFMMSFNYLTMVVMGGLGSITGSVAGAVILTFVSAALASWPEWRMIIYSIVLILLMLYRPQGLFGNVELTSLSVFKRFKGGSK from the coding sequence ATGAGAGCAGTAACAAAAAAAGATATAAAAATACTGGGTGCCTGTGTTGTTGTTTATGCAATTATTGAGGCGCTTTTACAAATGAATATGATTGGTTCTTTTTGGGAGTTAAACTTAATATTAATTGCAATTAATATTATCATGGCAGCCAGCCTGAATTTAATCAATGGATATACAGGGCAATTTTCGCTTGGTCATGCAGGTTTTATGGCGGTTGGCGCATATATGAGTGCAATCATTACAGTCAAGTTCCAGCTACCGTTTATCTTGGCAATTATCGTTGGCGCAGCAGGGGCCGGTTTACTTGGTTTTCTCATTGGTTTGCCGACTTTGCGGTTAAGTGGAGATTACTTGGCAATTGCAACACTTGGGCTTGGAGAAATTATTCGTATTACGATTTTGAATATTCCTTATGTTGGTGGTGCTTCCGGATTCATGGGAATCCCACGGTACACAAATTTTGCTTGGGCGTTCTTTGTTTGTCTGTTTACATTGTTTTTTATTAAAAACTTGGTCAATTCCTCGCATGGGCGTGCCTGTATTTCGATTCGAGAAAATGAAATTGCAGCGGAGGCAATGGGAATTGATACGACGAAATATAAAGTGATTGCATTTACGATCGGGGCAGCATTTGCAGGTGTCGCAGGTGCTTTATTTGCGCATTACTTTTATATTGCCCATCCGGCATCGTTTACGTTTATGATGTCCTTTAATTATTTAACTATGGTTGTTATGGGAGGACTGGGATCTATTACGGGATCCGTAGCCGGAGCCGTTATCTTGACGTTTGTTTCCGCGGCATTGGCAAGCTGGCCGGAATGGCGCATGATTATTTACTCCATCGTATTGATTTTATTGATGTTGTATCGCCCACAAGGGTTATTTGGAAATGTGGAATTAACAAGTCTCAGCGTTTTTAAACGCTTCAAGGGAGGTAGCAAGTAA
- a CDS encoding CBS domain-containing protein, with protein sequence MFVANRMTKNPIVVAPNDKVDEAADIMKKHGFRRLPVVEEGQVVGFFSDRDLMKAAPSPATTLSKYEVNSLLAKMTVKEIMTKKVITIHADATIEEAALIMYHQKIGGMPVISSTNTLVGIITETDIFKAFVDIMVLTEPSTRITISGEDTIGVIHGVTRIFAEMGINIISLVSAKKANEAGKYDLIVRAPIDDVDVLKQKLAENGYQVTSIIKIG encoded by the coding sequence GTGTTCGTGGCGAATAGAATGACAAAAAATCCAATTGTAGTTGCCCCAAATGATAAGGTCGACGAAGCGGCTGATATTATGAAAAAACATGGGTTTCGTCGGTTACCTGTTGTTGAAGAAGGTCAGGTCGTTGGTTTTTTTAGTGACCGAGATTTGATGAAAGCTGCACCTTCACCTGCGACGACTTTATCAAAATATGAAGTAAACTCCTTATTGGCAAAAATGACAGTAAAAGAAATTATGACAAAAAAAGTGATTACAATTCATGCTGATGCAACGATTGAAGAAGCTGCCCTCATTATGTATCACCAAAAAATTGGCGGTATGCCAGTAATTAGCAGTACCAATACACTTGTAGGAATTATTACGGAAACAGATATCTTTAAGGCTTTTGTTGATATTATGGTTCTTACTGAGCCATCCACGCGTATTACGATCAGCGGAGAAGATACAATTGGTGTTATTCATGGTGTAACTCGTATCTTTGCTGAGATGGGAATTAATATCATCAGTTTAGTGAGTGCGAAAAAGGCAAATGAAGCTGGCAAGTACGATTTGATCGTGCGTGCGCCGATTGACGATGTAGATGTATTAAAACAAAAGTTAGCGGAAAATGGATATCAAGTAACGAGTATCATAAAGATCGGATAA
- a CDS encoding branched-chain amino acid ABC transporter permease: MEFMEQFVQQLINGVSLGSIYALIALGYTMVYGIIKLINFAHGDIYMIGAYAGFFATATLGLSFVPALIVSMIVSGLLGMLIERMAYRPLRHAPKIAVLITAIGISLLLEYGGMLVFTPQPRTFPNVFEATTYHIGPFVVNSQQILILAVSVLLMVILTYVVQKTIIGKAMRAVSFDTEAAQLMGIDVNRIISATFGIGSALAAAAGVLVGVYYNSIDPLMGIMPGLKAFVAAVLGGIGIIPGAMAGGVILGVIEALVSGFISSTFRDAAAFAILIIILLFKPSGLFGKNTREKV, encoded by the coding sequence ATGGAATTTATGGAACAGTTCGTTCAACAGTTAATTAACGGTGTTTCTTTAGGCAGTATTTATGCCTTGATTGCACTCGGTTATACCATGGTTTATGGCATTATCAAATTAATTAACTTTGCTCATGGCGACATTTATATGATCGGCGCGTATGCTGGATTTTTTGCAACAGCGACTCTTGGCTTATCATTTGTACCAGCACTTATTGTATCTATGATAGTTTCAGGTTTATTGGGAATGCTGATAGAGCGAATGGCGTATCGTCCGCTTCGGCATGCACCAAAAATTGCAGTTTTAATCACGGCAATCGGTATTTCACTCTTATTGGAGTATGGCGGAATGCTGGTTTTTACACCACAACCTAGAACTTTCCCGAATGTGTTTGAAGCTACAACGTATCATATCGGTCCGTTTGTAGTGAATAGTCAACAGATTCTTATTTTAGCTGTTTCAGTATTGTTGATGGTAATTTTAACGTATGTAGTTCAAAAGACGATTATTGGCAAAGCAATGCGCGCTGTTTCTTTTGATACAGAAGCAGCACAGTTAATGGGGATTGATGTAAACCGTATTATTTCTGCTACGTTTGGAATTGGTTCTGCACTTGCAGCCGCTGCGGGGGTACTTGTTGGTGTCTATTACAATTCAATTGATCCATTAATGGGGATTATGCCAGGTTTAAAAGCCTTTGTTGCGGCTGTACTGGGCGGTATCGGAATCATCCCAGGCGCAATGGCTGGTGGCGTTATTCTCGGGGTCATAGAGGCATTGGTGAGCGGGTTCATCTCTTCTACATTTCGTGATGCGGCGGCGTTTGCTATTTTAATCATTATTCTTTTATTTAAACCATCGGGTTTATTCGGCAAGAATACGCGTGAGAAGGTGTAG
- a CDS encoding ABC transporter ATP-binding protein, protein MNLLKAEKVSKVFGGLKAVSNFEMHIEQGELIGLIGPNGAGKTTAFNLLTGVYQPTTGVIEFAGKSVVGLKPFQITQGGIARTFQNIRLFSELSVLDNVKIAYHSHVKYSLLESVFRVGRYFKEEEEIEQKAIEFLEIFKLGHKKDEIAKNLPYGEQRRLEIARALAAKPKLLLLDEPAAGMNPQETQDLMEMISWIRKEFGLTILLIEHDMSLVMGICERIYVLEYGSIIAHGTPNEIKNNPQVIKAYLGEEVE, encoded by the coding sequence ATGAATTTACTTAAAGCCGAAAAAGTTTCAAAGGTATTTGGCGGGTTAAAAGCAGTTTCCAATTTCGAAATGCATATTGAGCAAGGCGAACTTATTGGTTTGATTGGCCCAAATGGTGCAGGAAAGACGACAGCATTCAACCTGTTGACTGGGGTTTATCAACCTACGACTGGTGTAATTGAATTTGCCGGTAAGAGCGTAGTAGGTCTTAAACCTTTCCAAATTACACAAGGCGGTATAGCGCGCACATTTCAAAATATTCGCTTGTTCTCTGAACTTAGTGTGCTGGACAATGTAAAGATAGCGTATCATTCGCATGTAAAATACAGCTTACTAGAATCTGTTTTTCGTGTTGGGCGATATTTCAAAGAAGAAGAAGAAATTGAACAAAAGGCAATTGAGTTTTTAGAAATATTTAAATTGGGACATAAAAAAGATGAAATTGCAAAGAATCTACCATATGGTGAACAACGTCGTTTGGAGATTGCCCGAGCATTAGCTGCAAAACCCAAGTTATTGTTGTTAGATGAACCAGCGGCAGGGATGAATCCGCAAGAAACCCAAGACTTGATGGAAATGATCAGTTGGATACGTAAAGAGTTTGGTTTGACAATTCTTTTAATCGAACATGATATGAGCTTGGTAATGGGGATCTGTGAGCGTATTTATGTATTAGAATACGGTAGTATTATTGCGCATGGTACTCCAAATGAGATTAAAAATAATCCGCAGGTTATAAAAGCTTATCTTGGGGAAGAGGTGGAATAA
- a CDS encoding ABC transporter substrate-binding protein, translating to MNMKKKVMTVASMAIGMTMMGAVFAGCGGNDAANSNEIKIGANFELTGGVANYGTQALNGIKLAIKQVNDAGGINGKKINLIVADNKSEASEAANATTKLISNDKVKVILGPATTSNMLATTQIATDNKIPVIAPTGTNPKITVDNGQVKPFIFRSCFIDPLQGEVMANFAAKTLQAKTAAIYVDSSSDYSKSLAEVFTKQFEANGGKVLVQEAFLQKDQDFKSTLTKIKAANPEIIFIPAYYEEVGKIVKQARELGITIPLLGTDGWDDAKLTEIAGTAPLNNTFFSSHYSVQDSDENVKKFIEAYKAEYNQEPSVFAALGYDAGIMLIDAIKRAGSDDPEKIRQALEETKDLQVGTGIITIDKNHDPIKSAVVLEMKDGQKMFKQKINPEK from the coding sequence ATGAATATGAAAAAAAAGGTGATGACTGTAGCGAGTATGGCTATAGGCATGACGATGATGGGAGCAGTATTTGCTGGTTGTGGCGGTAATGATGCAGCAAATAGTAATGAGATCAAAATTGGTGCAAATTTTGAGTTGACCGGCGGTGTTGCCAATTATGGTACGCAAGCGTTAAATGGTATCAAATTAGCAATTAAACAAGTCAACGATGCTGGTGGTATTAATGGCAAGAAAATAAATCTCATTGTTGCAGACAATAAGTCTGAAGCATCTGAAGCGGCAAATGCAACGACAAAGCTAATCTCTAATGATAAGGTTAAGGTTATTCTTGGGCCGGCAACAACTTCTAATATGTTAGCGACAACGCAAATTGCAACGGACAATAAGATACCGGTGATCGCTCCAACTGGAACCAATCCTAAAATTACGGTAGATAATGGTCAAGTGAAACCATTTATTTTCCGCAGTTGTTTCATTGATCCGTTACAAGGTGAAGTTATGGCAAACTTCGCGGCAAAGACTTTACAGGCTAAAACAGCAGCCATTTATGTAGATTCAAGTTCTGACTACTCTAAGAGTTTAGCAGAGGTATTTACTAAACAATTCGAGGCAAATGGCGGAAAAGTTCTAGTTCAAGAAGCATTTTTACAAAAAGATCAAGATTTTAAATCAACACTTACAAAAATCAAAGCTGCAAATCCAGAAATTATATTTATTCCTGCTTACTATGAAGAAGTTGGAAAGATTGTAAAGCAAGCACGTGAACTTGGTATTACAATTCCTCTGTTAGGCACAGATGGCTGGGATGATGCAAAGTTGACGGAGATCGCTGGAACAGCTCCACTCAATAATACATTCTTTAGCTCACACTATTCTGTACAAGATAGTGATGAGAATGTAAAAAAATTCATTGAAGCGTATAAAGCCGAATATAATCAGGAACCAAGTGTATTTGCAGCGTTAGGTTATGATGCTGGCATTATGCTGATTGATGCGATCAAACGGGCAGGCTCAGATGATCCAGAGAAAATCCGCCAAGCCTTAGAAGAAACAAAAGATTTGCAAGTGGGAACAGGGATTATTACAATTGATAAAAATCATGATCCAATTAAATCGGCCGTTGTACTTGAGATGAAAGACGGTCAAAAAATGTTCAAGCAAAAAATTAATCCGGAAAAATGA
- a CDS encoding ABC transporter ATP-binding protein: MLHIENINVYYGAIHAIKDISINVTEGQIVTLIGANGAGKSTTLRTISGLLKPKTGKIDFEGKNIAGLAAQEIVKRGISQVPEGRRVFANMTVLENLELGAYIRKDKDGIQKDMDAVFDRFPRLLERKLQLAGTLSGGEQQMLAMGRALMSRPRLLLLDEPSMGLAPLLVKEIFSIVQEINRTGTTVLLVEQNANMALSIAHQAYVLETGRITLSGDAKKLAASEEVRKAYLGG; encoded by the coding sequence ATGCTTCATATTGAAAATATAAACGTATACTATGGCGCAATTCATGCAATTAAAGATATTAGTATCAATGTAACAGAAGGTCAAATTGTAACGTTAATTGGAGCGAATGGTGCTGGTAAAAGTACAACATTGCGTACGATTTCTGGACTGCTTAAACCCAAAACAGGAAAAATTGATTTTGAAGGTAAAAATATAGCGGGATTGGCGGCACAAGAAATTGTAAAACGAGGGATTTCACAGGTACCAGAGGGTCGTCGTGTATTTGCGAATATGACGGTATTAGAAAATCTTGAACTTGGAGCTTATATCAGAAAAGATAAAGACGGCATTCAGAAAGATATGGATGCTGTATTTGACCGGTTTCCTCGTTTACTTGAGCGTAAATTACAATTGGCAGGTACGCTTAGTGGTGGTGAGCAGCAAATGCTTGCTATGGGACGTGCGCTGATGAGTCGTCCACGATTATTATTGCTAGATGAACCCTCCATGGGATTGGCACCATTACTTGTGAAGGAAATTTTTTCGATTGTACAGGAGATCAATAGAACCGGCACAACGGTTTTATTAGTGGAACAAAATGCGAATATGGCCTTATCAATTGCCCATCAGGCCTATGTGCTTGAGACCGGAAGAATTACATTGTCCGGTGATGCAAAAAAACTGGCGGCGAGTGAGGAAGTGCGCAAAGCTTATTTGGGCGGCTGA
- a CDS encoding ABC transporter substrate-binding protein, producing MIFKKGKQMVCAVAAMSFFALTAAGCGDANSDTIKIGANLEMTGTNATFGQSATNGAKLAIKEVNEKGGVLGKKISLVVADNKSEAAEAANAMQKLISQDKVVGVIAPIASSSVIAGAQVNTDGKVLAISPTASNPKVTVDPDTGKTRDFLFRAAFIDPFQGSVMANFAAKSLQGKTAALYIDNSSDYAKGLGQFFKETFIKNGGTIVAEEAYLAKDTDFKSTLTKIKATNPDIVFVPGYYQEVGMIIKQGREMGIQAAILGGDGWDSAKLPEIAGAEALNNTFFANHYSPDDDSPAIKTFVEAYQAEYKQTPDAFAALAYDATMMIIEAIKRAGSEDTVKIKDELAKTKDFAAVSGVITLNETHDAIKSAVVIEMKNGQKTFREKINP from the coding sequence ATGATTTTTAAAAAAGGAAAACAGATGGTATGCGCAGTAGCTGCAATGAGTTTTTTTGCACTTACAGCTGCGGGGTGTGGGGATGCAAATTCTGATACAATTAAAATCGGTGCTAATTTGGAAATGACAGGAACAAATGCTACATTTGGACAATCGGCAACAAATGGTGCGAAGCTTGCAATCAAAGAAGTGAATGAAAAAGGCGGTGTACTTGGTAAAAAAATCAGTTTGGTGGTAGCAGATAACAAATCCGAAGCTGCTGAAGCTGCAAATGCAATGCAGAAGTTAATTTCACAGGATAAAGTTGTCGGCGTTATTGCGCCAATCGCTTCTTCCAGTGTGATTGCAGGAGCACAGGTAAATACAGATGGCAAAGTTCTAGCGATTAGTCCAACCGCATCTAATCCAAAAGTGACGGTGGATCCCGATACAGGCAAAACGCGTGATTTTCTGTTTAGAGCAGCATTTATTGATCCATTTCAAGGCTCTGTAATGGCAAATTTTGCTGCAAAATCTTTGCAAGGAAAAACGGCAGCCTTATATATTGATAATTCCAGCGATTATGCGAAAGGTTTAGGGCAGTTTTTTAAGGAAACATTCATAAAGAATGGCGGAACAATTGTAGCCGAAGAAGCGTATTTGGCGAAGGATACCGATTTTAAATCAACGTTAACAAAAATTAAAGCTACAAATCCTGACATTGTATTTGTACCTGGGTATTATCAAGAAGTTGGGATGATTATCAAACAAGGACGTGAAATGGGTATTCAAGCTGCTATCTTAGGCGGTGACGGCTGGGATAGTGCGAAACTTCCTGAAATTGCTGGTGCAGAAGCGCTGAACAACACGTTCTTTGCGAATCATTATTCTCCTGATGATGATAGTCCAGCGATCAAAACTTTTGTAGAGGCATATCAAGCAGAATATAAACAAACACCGGATGCGTTTGCCGCACTTGCTTATGATGCGACAATGATGATCATTGAAGCAATAAAGCGTGCAGGTAGTGAGGATACGGTGAAGATTAAGGATGAGCTAGCTAAGACGAAAGATTTTGCAGCTGTTTCGGGCGTTATTACGTTAAATGAAACGCATGATGCGATTAAGAGTGCAGTTGTAATTGAAATGAAAAATGGGCAGAAGACTTTTAGGGAAAAAATAAATCCATAA